CTTCAAGAAAAATACAAAAATTTTGCTGACGAAAAAGGTAAAATCCAGTTAGGGCTTGCCAGGGCTTACGAAGTTTTAGATGCCTTAGAGGATCCATTGGGCTATCTTTTTATGAAGCAGCAAAAAGCAATACAAAATGCTCTTAAAAAAAGAAATTATTCTATTCTGGCTCATGGAAAAAATCCGGTAACTGAAAATATTTATAATGAAGTGCAAGAAATTTTAGAATCGTTTCTTAATGCCGGTTTCGAAGCTGTAAAAGACAAAACTAAAATGATACAGTTACCAACTAACATACAACTATAGCTTACTGCAAGGGCAAAAATGAAACGCACGCATTATCTCATCTGTTACGATATCGCCGATGACAAACGCCTGCGCAAGGTGGCTAAAATCATGGAAGATTACGGTGTGCGGGTGCTCTACAGTGTGTTTGAATGCTTTCTAACACCGGTACAACTCGAAAGCCTGCGCCGTTCCGTTGAGCCCCTTCTTGACCCTCTGGAAGACAGCATTCGCTACTACGTAATTTGTGAGCGTTGTGAAAGCAAAATAGAACACCTTGGACGGGAGAAAAAGTTCTTAAAACGTAAGCGAGAAGAAGTTTTATGAATCCCTTGGCACTTGCTGAAACACTTCTTGCCCAGGGAGAAGAATCCCGGGCACGAGACATAGTGCTTAAACACAGGCTGCTTTCCGCCCAAACTCCTGAAGAATACGTGGCCTGGGGAAGACTTTGTGAAGAGCTAGCCTTACCGCAACAGGCCCTTGAATGCTACCAGAAGG
Above is a window of Thermodesulfatator atlanticus DSM 21156 DNA encoding:
- the cas2 gene encoding CRISPR-associated endonuclease Cas2, which produces MKRTHYLICYDIADDKRLRKVAKIMEDYGVRVLYSVFECFLTPVQLESLRRSVEPLLDPLEDSIRYYVICERCESKIEHLGREKKFLKRKREEVL